A region from the Alnus glutinosa chromosome 5, dhAlnGlut1.1, whole genome shotgun sequence genome encodes:
- the LOC133869953 gene encoding uncharacterized protein LOC133869953 — MFWRMAGLSTASPVETILDKETFMLEELLDEDEIIQECKALNGRLINFLREKVQVEQLIRYIVEEVHEDAEKRRAFKFPFIACEIFTCEVDIILKTLVEDEELMNLLFSFLEPEHPHSTLLAGYFSKVVICLLLRKTVPFMRYVQAHQDIVKKLVDLIGITSIMEVLIRLIGADEHMYTNYMEAMQWIEETDVLEMIVDKFSSSDSPEVHVNAAETLCAITRFAPSGLSAKISSPSFIGRLFRHALEDSRPKSVLVNSLSVCISLLDPKRLTLGVYHTYNRQIAQGSTVTANPETVEGMLESLSDLLKLLNISTLENVLLTTYGKLQPPLGKHRLKIVEFISVLVTVGSEAAEKELIRLGAVQRILDLFFEYPYNNFLHHHIESILLSCLESKNVPLIEHLLHECNLVGRILEAENNYKLANDSNKPTVPAEGRSPPRIGNIGHLTRISNKLVQLGNSNSEIQAHLQENSEWTDWHTNVLSTRNAVENVYQWACGRPTALHDRTRDSDDDDYQDRDYDVAALANNLSQAFRYGIYSHDEIDEAHGSLERDDEDVYFDDESAEVVLSSLRLGDDQESGSLFTNSNWFAFEDDRVANERSTGSLASPSPNTEGGDVINGGSDDNVIVGEDDELVDTATSSPEAEEKSEETTDVLSNNLKETGHTETDKPPEWVEWRETSKSGDPSDVLPNGEIQVGLEEVSKPDAAEPSSSTDGLEMNDETASGQLVASTDENPSSDPSVEAESGNGTEKIDPTTCEEVVMAEGTKGAPEAEDDKKGVNETGN, encoded by the exons TTTGCGAGAAAAAGTTCAGGTTGAACAGCTTATTCGATATATTGTGGAAGAAGTTCATGAGGATGCTGAAAAGAGGCGAGCTTTCAA GTTTCCTTTTATTGCCTGCGAGATTTTTACTTGTGAAGTTGATATAATACTTAAAACATTGGTCGAGGATGAGGAG TTGATGAActtgttattttcctttttggaaCCCGAACACCCCCATAGCACACTATTGGCTGGATACTTTAGCAAG GTTGTCATATGCCTGTTGTTGCGGAAGACAGTTCCTTTTATGCGTTATGTTCAA GCTCACCAGGATATTGTCAAGAAGCTGGTTGACCTGATTGGAATAACGTCTATCATGGAG GTTTTAATACGTCTGATTGGCGCTGATGAACATATGTATACGAACTATATGGAAGCAATGCAGTGGATAGAAGAGACAGATGTGCTAGAGATGATTGTGGACAAGTTTAGTTCTTCA GACTCGCCTGAAGTTCATGTTAATGCAGCAGAAACACTGTGTGCTATTACAAGATTTGCTCCATCTGGGCTTTCTGCTAAAATTTCCAGCCCAAG TTTTATAGGAAGATTATTTCGTCATGCTCTGGAAGATTCACGGCCGAAGTCTGTTCTGGTCAACTCATTGTCGGTATGCATATCTTTGTTAGACCCTAAGAGGCTAACCTTGGGAGTATATCATACATACAACCGCCAAATAGCTCAGGGATCTACAGTAACTGCTAATCCTGAGACAGTTGAAGGCATGTTGGAAAGCCTAA GTGATTTACTCAAGCTTTTGAATATTTCAACTTTGGAGAATGTCCTGTTAACTACTTATGGCAAGTTACAACCGCCTCTTGGAAAACATCGCCTAAAG ATTGTGGAGTTTATCTCGGTTTTGGTGACAGTTGGCAGCGAAGCTGCTGAGAAGGAATTAATTCGCCTTGGAGCTGTACAAAGAATTTTAGACTTGTTCTTTGA GTATCCCTACAATAACTTCCTGCATCATCACATAGAGAGCATACTACTGTCGTGTTTGGAGAGCAAGAATGTGCCTCTTATTGAACATCTTCTACATGAGTGTAATCTTGTTGGGAGAATTCTTGAAGctgaaaataattacaaattggcAAATGATTCGAACAAG CCAACTGTCCCTGCTGAGGGTAGATCCCCACCAAGGATAGGGAATATTGGGCACTTAACACGTATATCTAACAAACTTGTTCAATTGGGGAATAGCAACAGTGAGATTCAGGCACATTTGCAG GAAAATAGTGAATGGACTGATTGGCATACAAATGTTCTATCAACACGGAATGCTGTGGAAAATGTGTATCAGTGGGCCTGTGG GCGGCCAACTGCACTGCATGATCGGACTAGAgatagtgatgatgatgattacCAAGACAGAGACTATGATGTGGCAGCCCTAGCAAATAACTTAAGCCAGGCTTTTCGATATGGCATTTACAGTCATGATGAAATTGATGAG GCTCATGGCTCACTTGAACGAGACGATGAG GATGTCTACTTTGATGATGAATCTGCTGAAGTTGTCTTATCTTCTCTACGACTGGGAGATGACCAGGAAAG CGGCTCACTTTTTACAAATTCCAACTGGTTTGCATTTGAGGATGACAGAGTTGCCAATGAACGCTCAACTGGCTCACTGGCTTCTCCATCCCCTAATACTGAGGGGGGCGATGTTATTAATGGTGGCAGTGATGATAATGTTATTGTTGGTGAAGATGATGAGTTGGTTGACACTGCAACATCTTCACCAGAGGCTGAAGAAAAGTCAGAAGAAACTACAGATGTCTTGTCtaacaacttaaaagaaactgGACACACTGAAACTGATAAACCACCTGAATGGGTTGAATGGAGGGAGACTTCAAAATCTGGTGACCCATCTGATGTTCTACCCAATGGTGAGATTCAAGTTGGATTAGAAGAAGTTAGCAAGCCAGATGCGGCCGAACCTTCATCATCCACTGATGGATTGGAAATGAATGATGAAACCGCTAGTGGACAATTGGTGGCATCAACAGATGAGAATCCGAGTTCCGATCCTTCCGTAGAGGCAGAATCAGGTAATGGGACTGAAAAGATAGACCCAACCACTTGTGAGGAAGTTGTGATGGCTGAAGGAACCAAAGGTGCTCCTGAGGCGGAAGATGACAAAAAAGGAGTTAATGAAACAGGGAACTAA